Below is a window of Lepisosteus oculatus isolate fLepOcu1 chromosome 8, fLepOcu1.hap2, whole genome shotgun sequence DNA.
ACGCCTGAAGGCTTGTTTGGGTGGGAACCGTTCCAAGTTTTTAAAAACGCTCTTGACCCCATTGAAAACACCTCCTTCCATAACGTTTTTTGTCCACAACGGCGTAGTTGCAAGTTTGCACTCAAAAGTCCCTCGATCCACAAACATGGCAAAATGAAGAAGACTCAAAGCAACAAAGAGAAGAGGAGGCAGCAGCGTGCCTGTCACCACAGCTCGTCATTTCAACGTCTCTGTCAGATAATCAGAGGCACGGGactaaagaacacaaaacagacgGCAGACCACTCGCTCGGCTTCTTATCGGCTGGTGGGGGCAGCTGCCACGTCAGCTAGCCGAGACGTCGGAGATGAAGTCAAACTCGTTCTGACCCAGCCAGAGCTCTGGCAGCTCGTTGGCCCGGTCCAGACCCAACTCCACGACCAGGGACATCAGGACCTCCTCGTCGACAGGGTCCAAGTCAATGATGCCGGGACCCAGGGTGCCCCCAGAGGTTGCCAGATGGCCTGGGCCCAGGCTGGCGGTGCTATAAGTCTTCGGGGGGCCTGCTGTGGGGGCTGCTGCATTGGCCAAGCTCTGGTAGTGGCTGTTGAGTTTCTGGAGCTGCATGCTGGCCAGGAGGTGGGGTCCTGCAGGCAGGGTGAAGGACTGTGCAATGCCAGCAGGGGTGGCATGCATGCTTGCTGGGGTGAACTGACTGTTAGTCTTGCTGGAGCCTGGGTAGTGGAGAATAGTGACAGCCTCACGGTCCTTCATGATTCGACTAGAGTAGAGCAGGGAGCTCATGGCCTGGGCAGACCTACAAGAGAAAGGTAGCAAGGGGGTTATACAAAGGAGGGAGATCACCTGCCTTGGACTCTTAAAGGCAAAGGCATTGGTAGATATAATCCCCGAACAGAAATGTAAAGCTCTTCACCAGAGGGAGACATTCATCGGAGTTTTGGTTTGGTGAAACATCTCAACACATGGACACATGCCGAGCGGATATATGGGAAGAAATTCTGGAAAATTCCATCTGCCCATGAAAAGAAAATAGTACGATTTTACCTCACTCAATCACCTTCAGAAGACATGAAAACCTTCCTTAATAATCTAGAAAGGCAGGCCGTTAAAAAGCAGACAAGAGGGCAGAGGAAAATCTGTGTTCCTCAGTCCGATTCTTGATCAGTTGCATTGGTAAAGATATAGTTCAATTTTTAAGACTTAGTCATTTTTACTATATCCCTTCTCTGAGTCCAGCAAtcccactaaaaaaaaaacagcacctgCTACAGTTCTTGTGCCTATGAAGGACATATATTACCACTTCTTGGCCactctaaaagaaaaaaagaaagtcatCAGCCTACAGCTTTTCATCTTTTCATGGCAGGATCACACAGGGGCACTAGCTGGATTTAAATGCAGAGCGATCACGAGCAATGCCCAGATAGCTCTGTGTGGTCCCCAGTCCCACTACAAGAAGAAAGTACTCAAGTGACCAAAATTAAAGGCAGGGTTATCTTACCCTCTCCAGAGGGGAACCTTTCCTCTGAACATCACGCTAGCCATCACTGCCATGAGGCATGCCTTTGAGAAATGTAATCACTTAATTAAGCCAGCAACTCCTCCCCGCCTCCACAAGCCCAGCTCCCCATCTGGGGTCAGGGTAATTGCTAAAGGCTGGGACACAGCTGTAAACCTTATTCAGAGAGAGGCGGCACGGTCAGGCCCCACAGTTCTCTCCCTCGCATCCAGGGGctcctgtgtgctgtgtgcagggCACTGGGCAAGGGTGATACAGCCGGCAGAGCTGTCCTGGTGCTGGAACCCCTTGACAGCCATTTAACAAACACACAACCATCAGGGCACTTCCAAAGGACATCTGAAGAACAGTTAAGGCTTTGTATCTGTGGAAGCCAGTCtccagtccccccccccccaagaacTCTGCAAAGGCCAaattcttttttattgtaaatcaACTATACAATCATGTTAATTAGTGGAACACCTTTGAATCATCCAATTtacatgtaataataataataataataataataataataataataataataataattgcttacacttatatagcgcttttctggacactccactcaaagcgctttacaggtaatggggactcccctccaccaccaccaatgtctcTCAGACCCTAGAGAAAATGACTATTGCAGACTCCTGAAAGGACCGTTCTAGTCCCTTCAGTGCTTGCTTAGCAGATTGGGAATGAATTCAGTAACGCATTCACAGAGCTGGCTGGAACAGACCTGCACAGAAGCTAGGAGCTCCGCATCTGTACCTCTGATGTATacttcagacacacacacacttgtgaGGGCAGCCCTGTTGGAATTCTACAGTTCTTACAAGGGGCTTGACACAAAAAGTGCTTCTAGCCAGCAGGAAACACATACATTACACACAcactacatatatatatataactgtgCTGTTTGTGCAGTTACTTAGAACTTTAATGCAATGGGACTACAGGAATGAAGCCCCCCAATGGAATGCTCTCAGGATCAGGGTTGGACTGATCTTTCAGTGAGCATCTCATGAATTAGTCCTAACAGCTCACACTTCCATCTGTGAAGGGCTTGTGGTTTCCACGGGGAGACCCCAGTACAGTCATTCCCCTCCCCCCACTAGTGTGCCATGCAACCTGTCAGCTAGATGAAGCAGTACAGTATCTACAGGTGCCTACACTTCCAGGCAGAGCGCCAGTATTCTAGCATGGCGGGGGAACTTACATAAACGGGTTTCATTACGTGGGCACTCATGGGACCTTACAACTATGAAGCTACAAGCTGCATAAACCCCTATTAACTTAATGAGCGATGCTAGATATCGGACGGCAGTACACTGCAGAGGCTCTTTACTCATTCTGTAGCTCCATCTCTGGAGGAGTAATCGGATTTTCACAGCTCTTGCCCCCTCGGGTATCCAGTTGAAATGGAATAAGTAAATTGCCGTGGTCACAAAGGGCAACAGTTCTCGATAATTTCCCagtgaaatgtttaattaaagaaaagggACTTACAATTTGGACAACTGAACATCTGGAAGTGCTCCCCAAGTTACTAAACGAACCTTCGCCTGCGAGTGTGTGTTTTGCTCTTCGTGTGGCTCTGGTAAAAACAGTCTCCTCGCCCGGTCCTGCGCGAATTGGCTGTGACAGCTGAGCGACGTTTGCGTTTTAGGTTAATTGACAACCCGGAACGACGATTAATACCAATTAACGCAAACTGCAACCAAAACAAATGGCAACgtataatacatttttacaagttCGTCTGGGTATTTCGATAGCCCTGCCTTTTCAAATGAGGGCGCATTCTGAGCCCAGCAGATTGCGTTTACGCTTTGACGCGCCACCCCGCCTCAAAGTCAAGTGAAATTGTTGGAAACTAAACTAAATAAAGGGAAAACAGCCTACTGGCGGGTTAACTCACAAAATAAGGGTTTCCTAGTTTATTGCAATAGGATATTAAAAAACGCTTTGAATTCCAAATCCGGACTGGTTGTTAGCAGTTTCCAGTTTTTCCTAACCAATTCTAAAGCAAACGTGTGAAACTTGAAATTCACAGACCAGGAATTTAGGTAAAATATACTTGCAATTATACAGCTGTGTATAAACAGTAGACGACCACGTAGATTTTTACAGATTTCAGATCTTCCCGATTTCCGAATTGCAACTATAATAAATCGATATTTTGTGTTAATTctttaaaaacactgaaaagggTTTGAACAATCAAAAAGTTGGATTTTTCCCCGCTCACGAGTGACTTTCAGATAGGCTATGCGTACATTCACAAACTTGTTTAAGCACAATGTTATAAGCAATGAGGCGATGTCTTACTAAGCTACACAGAAATAAGTCTCTCATTAAATATAACACGTACTTGCTTAGCGGAAATATTGATAACTGCACCGTATCACCCCTCAATAATTTATTAGCaacaaaaaaaccaacaacagcGTTTTGCTTTTTTACCTTCGAAAGTGACTTTCAGAACTGTGGAGATCCAGgaatgtgaaatgaaactatATCCACAAGTAcgagaaaaaaaaggtattAAATCATTACAGAAGGGGATTTAggctaattaaaaagaaaaatcttctTCCTTGATGAAAAGAAGAATTTGCAACTTCTGCAAATAATCACAGAGGCTACTATTCGTCGAAATTAATTCATGGAGACCAGTATCCCAAATATGTACCCAAGAGGACCAGACCCTGAGCACCCATTCTAGCAATGAATGATTAGTGAACCTCAAACCCCACTCTATATACACCGCTCCACCGCGCTTCCCAAGATAACAGTAACACCCGGACTGGAGCCGGCTGGGACCGACGCATCCTTTATTTCAAACTCCAAAGTCCgctaaaattaaatattcacCTCAAAACGAAACCGGCCTTGGCGTGCCTGTTGCAAACGTCTCCATTGAtggtttaaatgtttatttgtgcgctttgaaacgtttttttttaatactaaaaCTAGAGGCCAACCAATTTGAAAAGCTCTGAAAAGATGCCTGAACTGGTTAATCCACCGCTTGAAGTAATTTTCCTAGCAACTCGAAAGAGGTCATTTATTGTTACAAGGCTTGCTTATTAAATCAGTCCCTGGTTCAATCTGAattttctgttgcttttttctTCCGCTGTTTAATTCAGCAAACCTGTGGCACATTCCCGTCCCCACCAGACAATGTCTtgttctaaaaataataaaaaccacacaaactTCCTAAAATATCACAACAGCTCGTCTTGCAAGGCTAATTCTTTGTGTGCAAACTATTTATGCTCACAACGGTTTGAACATTTACCAAGAACCCCGTGTCAATGTCCCACTTCGTGGGTGGGTTGGAAATTGATTTAAACTCATCGCGCGACAGAAGAAGGACTAGCCGGGTTTTGTAGTCAACCATACTGTGAAAGTGTGCAGATGTTCGCTATTTACAAAAGGTCTGGATAATCAGCAGTTCAGTAACACTTTACCTCGGTTATTGACTAAAACACAGAGCCGTGACACAGGTCGTTCGACGTCTcaccacataaaaaacaaaattgatcaGTTCAGGTGTCCACTGAACCCGATAacagctaataataataataataataataataataataataataataataataataataagtcgCTCCGGCATTTtaccaaacagaaaaaaaacaatgaaatcatTTTGTTCCGCATTAATTAAActtcatttctaaatacatgtaataatttaagaaagCACTGAGAGAAGCGCATATAAGCacagtatttttgtattgttttttatattttttgttagGTATGGGGTTGAAGAGTAAACTCGTATGCGGTTATTTTTACAGTACCAAAATAATGCTATCCATACATTTTAGGAATCGCTGTTGTGACGACTAACatttcaattacagtacaaacattttgaaaaggtaCTTCTACAAAGAAAAACTCTAAAACGTTATGAGAAAATTCAAAGCTCCTGTAGTTTTCATTCTGTATTAGTATTTGAATAAAACGCTTTACAGATACGTTTTGCAAAGGTGCATTATTCATCATTGAGCGTTTCATACAAAACGTGGATGACATTAACGACACGACACGACCCCTGcgatattttcacattttttgatTAACCTTGACTCAGTTTAACTCATTAATTACAAGAATACTCATTCCTCACGGAATTATACAGCGAACTCGGATTTCACTCCGATGCTTTCAGCTTTTTGTCAGTTTAACTGTCAAAAAAAAGCACAGCTGGCGTATTGTGCGAAAGACTCAACAGCCATTCAGTGTACAAACAGATTTGACAATTAACGCTCGATAGAAAAGACGGAGAAGCTCAGCTCAGGGATGTCTTTCCCTTATGGGAAAACATATGCAAATCGAGGAAACCGTTTTCGGTTTTCCAGACTCTAACCTGAAGAGTCATCAATAATTACTTTGTTCCAGAAGTTATTTCTGTATTCCTTCTGCTAACACATTAACCGCCGGAAGACGTGTGACAATGAGACGAGCTACAGAGCAAATAACAGAATAATtaataatgcattaaaaaaCGGAAATATAAACACAGTATTGAAAACACGATTTTCGGTTAAAATAAATTAGACACCAACatgttttcaataaaaatacGCCAATCTCTTTCTGAGACTAACATTTTTGCAAGAAATCTTAtctacaaaactaaagaaaaaaacgtTTCTTCAAAGCTctcctataataataataataataataataataataataataataataattgcttacaattatatagcgcttttctggacactccactcaaagcactttacaggtaatggggactcccctccaccacaaccaATGTGGATGATTTacctggatgatgagacagcagccatagtgcaccagaacactcaccccacatcagctatcagtggggaggagagcagagtaatgtagccaattcatagagggggattattaggaggccatgattggtaagggccaattggaaatttggccaggacactggggttacacccctactcttttcgagaagagccctgggatttttaatgaccacagagagtcaggacatctcatccgaaggacggcattaggtcccacatggactgcagggtgagctggccccactaacacttccagcagcaaccttagtttttcccaggaggtctctcatccaggtactgaccaggctaacacctgcttagcttcagtgggttgccacttgtgagttgcagggtgatatggctgctggccatatatatactgtagctgtcagATTAATGATTGGATATGGAGTTTGTGCGAGGGCTGCCACACACAGGTTGGGCTGATTCTCCATGCCCCTGGCtttagcattaaaacaaaagaactgGATTTTGCATAAAAGCTTTCAAGGAAGCTGTTCCAGAGGCTGCTCTCTGATGAGATCAGGTGGGTCTCACTTGCAGTATCTTTGGCcattgtatatatacagtaggcagaACCTGAGGCTTGACTGGAGGATCCAGTCTGTTGATGGTTTATCGGCCTGAGTGGGATGGAAAGGCCTGCTGACTTGcttgtaaagaaaataattcctttttacaggtaatggggactcccctccagcaccacTTATGAAAGATGTAATGGAAGCAAACGTGTGCCAGTCTGCTCACCAGACACCAGCTATCAGGGGggtggagaacagagtaatgaaggcaattcatagatggggattattaggaggccatgattggttgaggccagggggaaatctggccaggacactggtgtAACAGCCCTACTCTTTGCAAGAAACAGCCTGTGATAGAGGGATAGAGCAGAGGAGCTCCCTTTTCTCCCGTCAGTGTTGTGCCGGCTTGCTGGGTATTAACTGGCGTCAGGTGGGACCCTGGCCCTGAGAGGAGAAGGCCTGTCTCCCCAGACTCGCACAGACACAAGCCGTTTTCCAAGTGAAGGAACAACAGAGGACGCTGTCCGTGTTTGTCACAAAGCTGCCTGGAGGACCACCTGCACCTGCTTTCCCAAGTCAACAAACATTTAGGCCACAGCTTCCAGTCTGTGGTCAACTGTGGGACGTCTCCCAACAAGCTTCCAACCACCAACATTcaaaccagtgcagcgtgactaGGCCTGTTCCCtaatttctactgtatatgaactctTTTCTATTTCTTAATTCCCCCCCTGGACTGCATTACTTCCAAGAGTTTTAATCGCATAATGCtgccaaatgtttttaaaaaatgaattaatgctTTCGGAATTAAGTCCTGCAATGGAAATGGAGCTCATCCTGCCAAATCCTGCGAGATGCTGCCTGAGGTTACTATGCACTAACACCAGGGACATCTCTCTCTCCAAATAAGGGCTATTATTATAAGTCACATTCCTAAACAtattgtctcagtttttccataaACCCAGTAGGTACAGTCTGCTGTGGCACTGTGAAAGACTGTCAGGACTAGACTGTGATCATGCATCTAAAACTGACAAACTaagaaaactgataaaaaataaaacaactttaCTCTGAAGCTCAGAAGTCAGCACGGTTTGAGGGGTTTCATAAAATCCAAAGCTTTTAAGCATGGTGAAAGATAGTAATTAGTGGAATTAAATAGCTGAGATCACAGGTAGTATAGAAACCTAGAACTACGCATTGCACTGgttcttcagatgagatgttaaactgagatcctgactgATTGTCATTAAAGATGCCAGGGTATTGTTCATAATAGTTCCACTCTGGTCTTTTACAATCTGACCTCACTAAAGTTACTCCTTAATTCAGCTGGTGAAGCAGCGTCTCATTTCACCAGGATTGCTGTCCTGTGGTGCTTCAGTGCTTTATGCAATGGATTTCGTCCTATTTCCAATTAAAGTACTTTTGATCCTTAAATATCGGAAGCTCCATATTAATGCAAACAATTATTACAGTTTAAGATGGGTACCTGGGAGTGAATAGGACAAAAGCTAAGACAGCAAGCTAACATTTTTCTTCTGTGGAATGTCTTAAGAGTTCATATGAATTCAGAAGACAGAATTAAGGAAGTACACATGAAAGAATTCTGGAAAGCTTAGTCATCATTTCTGTTTATCCGAATGTAATTGAGGAGAGCAACTGATATACCACATAGACTATCAGTTAAATCTTAAGACCACCAAAAGCAGCTGAATCTGGCGTtcgaaaaaatacattattccaCAATTCGTCTTGAGTGGTTTACAAAACCTTAAGAGAAGTTTATCCAGAATATAActgtaaaaaatgaagaaaaactaTACTGGGATTAGTAGCAAGCATTTCCACTAATTGACCTGAAGATCTGGAACTTTTATTACTATCATAGCTTATTTGGTGACCGCATTCATTTTTAACCCTCTGGCTGAAGGTTATGAGATTATTTTAGTTCCAACAGACATGTAATAAAACACAACACAGTTACATTACTGTTTTTATAAGAAATCTATTTACACTGAAAGACAACATGCAGTTTTCAAATTTGCAGGAACAAAtcaaaaacatatttcacaTCTTGACATAAAAGaggaactacagtataacagttttaaactataacattttaaacagtttgGAAATAGACAAACACTTGCACGCCTCCCCATATGAATTAAACGTTttaataaaactgcattttgattAAAGGAAGGCTTCTGCAGGCCAGATAGGTCAGGGAAATTACTTTGAACAGCAGCTTTGCAAAACATGGTTGTAATAAATTCTCGCTTGTGAAACAGCCATGGATCCAATCACAGTGACATTCAGGGTTTTCAAAAAAGGTGTTCTGTTGTACCACTGATTGGAAGAGAGCTATTTCAATGGATTGTGATACCTGTACCAGCAGTCAGAGAAAAGCTGGCTGATTCCCACAGCTGATCACAACAGGAGACTATCCCAGACAGACTGCTCTTGAAAAGCACTTGAACTTTGGCTTTTCAACTTTAACAAGTCCCAGAATGTACTGGGGAGCTGTTTTGAGACCAGCAGAGATTTTACTCtgactgaaagaaacaaaatacagaacacAAGCATGAAACAGTGTTGATCTCCTTCTGAACACTTTTACCATTCTCATTTGGCATTTTATTTggatgttgaaaaaaaaaactatggacAGAAAGGAGTTTACAATCCTATAGCAAAAGGCTTTACGTTTCAATCAGGACAGACTGTCAAAAGAGTGATACTTTCTTACAAGTCTTTAAGTAAAAATACTTCACCACATGTGAAAGAGCAAAGAGATGTACTGATGAAGCCTTTTACAACTGCTTTACTCTCATTCACTTTAAGGTTTAAGGGTTTAAAAGCAGTCACATGAACTTTGAATATTGCTGTCCTTTGTATAACTTTTGCACCGTGCATGTGCCGTCACATTACAAAGGAAACAAACACAGATCAGAACAAAGACGTATTAAAATCCCTTTCAGATCTAAAAATTCATCCTTTTCAGCCACAAAACCGAGTTTCCTCTACAGAGCAAATGTTACTGGATCTTGTGTATGAGCCACAGAGTAACCCATTACCCTGTCTGCATTTCATCTGTATCTTAAAACATTGTATTAAATCGTCcgtataaaaaaaaagaaaaaagtaaaacaggCAACATCAGTTAGCTGGTTTTCCCATTAAAAGTTCCCTGGAAACATTCAAGTAATGTTTTCCAAATCTCCCCTCCGGCGGTCACTTCCACATACTGTCTTCATTAGCTCGGCCTCCCTGCTTTGGAAATCTGAGCTTTAGACAGCTTTTAAACTACATTCTTCAGATTCCCTGTAAACaacaagagagagatggggtgaAATTGATTGTGTACACATTCTGAGGAACCACAAAAACCTCACTCCTTACAAAAGCGAAATTGTACCATAATTTAACTTCCCTCCATTTTAAAGAACCCTAGAAGAGCTCTCTGCAGTTATAACTCAAGACTACATGACTGTCAAAGCCTGGTTGACGCAGTGACAACAAAGAGGAGGTGGTAGGATTCTCCGCTTCAGAACAGTTAATGGATAAATCATTCCAGTGGAACTGTGTTGCAGGGCTGTCCCACAACAtgtgcaataataaaaaaaaacaatggaaagtGACAGACTGGCCACAGGTCTGCTTTGCATTTCACACACCCcatttgcttctgtaaagtttatttataaataaaatgttttttttcccctcatgaAAAACGACAAGCCAGACTGCAAaaacagacttaaaaaaaagatttaaaatacaataaaaatgatctgCTGCCGTAAAATTCACTTATCAAATCTTTCACTGCTACAATCGTGCTCTGACCACATATTCTGTGTGATACAGGTGTAGTATTTACAGCATTAATCAGTGTCTTTGAAACCAACTAACTACCAATCCTGTACGGAAACCAAcaacaaaacactttttataGATGTAAAGAGTAGAGTCCTGAAGAACAAACAGCATTTAACAAAACCTCACATTCTAACTGAGGGGAACATGAGAAGATAGTATTTTATACACCCCCCTCCTTCAGTTTCATGACAGACAACATTCATTCTTTGACATTACTTATattttcttgagatactgtttGAGCTATCCAGTTCCAAATCTTATTCCCGTTTCTAGCAGTGTCCTTCTATGTTGAGGTCATTGTGTTCATTTCAGATATCCTAGTTGCACAAAAAGGGTTGTTATACTGTGTAGCTCGGCATCTTTCAGTTTTGAATAATCTAGCACTGTAGCTGCAGAATCCCATTTCTTTCTCAGAAACCTACAATGGGTTTTcttcttattctttttaaacCCAGACTCTTCTGATACAGGTCATGAAATTAATTCACTCTCCCTGTTCTCACAGatgttttattccattttgCATTCCAACACTTTGCATGATAACTCTTCAGAACATTCCAGATTCCATTAATGGGGATGTATGCTCTGGCCAGTCTTCTTCAGCTGTAGTTTAAAGGACTCAATACCTTCGCagtcttttctctctttttggttttgattttggagCCAAGGCCCTGAAAATGCAGCTCACTGTATATGCTGTTTTTTCAAATTGCCACTAAACGTTACTTTCAATACCTTCTAAATCGCTTTTATTAAATATgagtatttaacatttaacGCCCAATATTTTCAGAGCAAAAGGTCATTTTCATTCCTTGGAAATGTAATTGTGCATGGGGGTGCCTAATAAAGAGCTTATCTCTAAGCACCTGCAACTATTTTATGGTATGAACTCAAAATTCATTGctagaaattaattaaaatgtattttttacgcTCTGGCTGAAGTAAtgcaagtttatttttatgcaaCATTAGGTGGTGTTTCCAAAACTTTGAGCAGCTTTAGataatgtgtatgtgtgtgtattttgaGCTAGCAGTCTCATAAATGCTCCCCAGATGTTACCCGAAATTCCAATAATGTGAAACAACTGCAGGGCCCACCATTTATTACCTATGCTAATCAGTCACAGCAGCTGCTAGCAAAATATTGTGATATCCCTGGGTGGATAATCGCTGACTCAAAAATACACGCAAGAGTTTAATGAGCAAGCTGTCAAGCTTGTGCAGTGGTACGTCTGTGAGCTTATCCATTTATAGTCACCCCACTTGTGTTTTGCCCATACGAAAGTAACTCTGCATCAGAATTCCGTGTTcgtaataaaaaaggaaaaacgtGCGACACCCCACACTAAAGAAAGTTAGAATTACATCAGCCAAGCAATAAGTGAAATTCAGGGCTTGATTAAAGAAAGCTCTCTCAAAAAATGGGATTCTGGAGTATGCCAGGCTTTGAAGGCACAGGAAGCACATCAATTTTAATTCTGGCATTGCAGTGGGGTTGACAGAGCAGCTCATCTCCTCACCATGTTACTTCATGCTGGGCACTGCATTACATATTCTGCGTGGATAATCCCAGACAAGCAGCCATGAGCCTTTTAAGAGCCAATCAAGCTTGTTGTGCTTTGAATGCAATGTACAAATCTGTGTTCCATCCCCACTATGCCCTCAGCTTGCCCCTTGCATCGGTTTGCCAGGAGTGGAAAATATCCGGAATGAAATAAAGAGCAAAGTTAAAGAAAGTGGTATTTACCTCTGCTGGCAGAGCAGATTAGCATCACATTGCATGTGTAGTGCATTGAGATGAACCAAGCATCAAGGGAAAGCGTAAACAAAGACTACAGTTTGAGCTACAAGTATCTGatgacaaaatatttgttttcagtatttttcGTGATAACAAGGGAATGGTTTCGCAGTCAAAAACAGAAAGGGACCTTTGCTTATCTGCATATGTTTCTTCCAGTAACACCCGCAGGAAGGTCCCACACTTTCAGACAGGCAGAAAGGCCCTGGAGTGTCCAGGCACACTCCCACACCCTAACTCCACAGTCTTGCATGCTAGACAACAAGAAAAGCTACACTGTAtatccttttaaaaaagaaataaaccaaATGTCTAGGAT
It encodes the following:
- the cited1 gene encoding cbp/p300-interacting transactivator 1, which encodes MSSLLYSSRIMKDREAVTILHYPGSSKTNSQFTPASMHATPAGIAQSFTLPAGPHLLASMQLQKLNSHYQSLANAAAPTAGPPKTYSTASLGPGHLATSGGTLGPGIIDLDPVDEEVLMSLVVELGLDRANELPELWLGQNEFDFISDVSAS